The sequence AACAATTTAGTCGAAGCAAACAAGCAGAATACTGAAACCATAGCACAGATGCAATTGAttgataattttcattttttaatgtcAAAATAATTGCAGGACAAAGTATAAGAAATCGATTCAGAAAGAcaaaagtgaaagagaaacagaGACTTACTCAAGTCCTGAATTATGCTTCCACCCACTTTAACTTTTGGAATATGGGAGATGTTGGACCATTGGGAGTTTGGGCCACTCATATTGGTGCAACCTTCTTCTAACTGTGGGCAGCCTTTAATTTTTAGGTACCATAATGTAGTGAGGCGTTGAATGGCATCTCTGGATGGCAAATGCTCTAGTTTTTCGCAGTTCTCCAATCTTTACTCTTCCAAAGAAACAAGGTTGCCAAGCGTATCCGACAGAGCTTCTAACAATGAACAATCACAGATCTCCACATACCGTAATTTAGGCATGGCATCTGAGAAGTCCAGATGTTGTAGCCGTTTGCACCTCTCTAGATATAATGTTTCAAGAGAAGTAAGGCTATCAAGTCTATGAGGAAGAGCCGCGATTCCGAAATCATATATATGGATCTCTGTTAGGGTAGAGAGTTGCATGAGCTGACAGGGCAGAGAATCCCAGTGCAAACGTCCGTACACAAACAATGCACGAAGGGACAACAGCTGATGAATGCCATTAAAAATCAATTGGAATGCCTCAAAATCCACCATCTCTGAGAAAGGACCAATGTCCAATATCCTTAACCCGGTGAGACAGTGAAGGCCCCCAATTTGGAACAAAGTGatattttcaaatacaaaagtaAAGGCATTTGGCACACATGTAAAGGCAAGGAAACTAAGTTGTTACAGTTGCTGACATTCAAAAACGCTAGAGACCGGCATTGATCTAGCATTCCACTTGGTAAGCTGATGAATCCATCACAATACCATAACTGAAATAATTGGAGGGAAGTCAAATAGTTATCTCCACTGGGAACAGGAAAAGAACTGAAATTGGTGCAGCTGGCAATCATTAATCTCTCAAGAGAATGGAGATTGTATAAACTTTGTGGAAATTCACGAAAATCTCTGCAGTCGAAGACTGATATGTATTGAAGAGAAACGTTGTTGCGTAGCATCTCATCTGGAAGACAAGTGAGCTCTTTCACATTACTAACATAAAGATCCACAAGAGATGTCAAGTTGCTGCACAAGTTCAACAATGGCATTTCACTGTCAACTCCTTCAATGCTTAATTCACGGAGGATTTCAAATTGAGTTGGAGTACTTTTTAACAATGGACAGTCTTTAATCCTCAACTTCTCAAGCCTAGGAAACATTCTTGCTCCAACTTCATCTCCCTTCCACTCAATAAGGCTACACATATCCTCCAATACTAGTTCTT is a genomic window of Solanum stenotomum isolate F172 unplaced genomic scaffold, ASM1918654v1 scaffold17907, whole genome shotgun sequence containing:
- the LOC125850583 gene encoding probable disease resistance protein RPP1, with the protein product MPSLSYLDISQCPKLISVPTGGLHCLTGLRILEMEIGPFSEMVDFEAFQLIFNGIQQLLSLRLYGVEISNIASSNNTQVFPSLKELVLEDMCSLIEWKGDEVGARMFPRLEKLRIKDCPLLKSTPTQFEILRELSIEGVDSEMPLLNLCSNLTSLVDLYVSNVKELTCLPDEMLRNNVSLQYISVFDCRDFREFPQSLYNLHSLERLMIASCTNFSSFPVPSGDNYLTSLQLFQLWYCDGFISLPSGMLDQCRSLAFLNVSNCNNLVSLPLHVCQMPLLLYLKISLCSKLGAFTVSPG